A region of Takifugu rubripes chromosome 6, fTakRub1.2, whole genome shotgun sequence DNA encodes the following proteins:
- the acads gene encoding short-chain specific acyl-CoA dehydrogenase, mitochondrial: MAALFKARSALHLCLRSCRGLSQLAELPEMHQILRQTCRDYAERELTPIAAKLDKEHVYPTKQIQELGALGVMAMEVPEELGGAGMDYLAYSVAMEEISRGCASTGVVVSVNNSLYIGPILKFGSEEQKQQWITPFTSGEQVGCFALSEPGNGSDAGAASTTAYQEGDEWVLNGTKAWITNSWDASATIVFATTDKKLKHKGISAFLVPMPHPGLSLGKKEDKLGIKASSTANIIMEDCRIPLSNMLGPRGAGFKIAMQTLDSGRIGIASQALGIAQASLDCAADYAQKRNAFGAPISKLQAIQFKLADMAVAIESARLLTWKAAILRDSKKPFTKEAAMAKLAASEAATSCSHQAIQVLGGMGYVSDMPAERHYRDARITEIYEGTSEIQRLVIAGQLLKEYQS; encoded by the exons ATGGCTGCACTCTTTAAAGCAAGAAGCG CTCTTCACCTGTGCCTCCGCAGTTGCCGAGGTCTGTCTCAATTGGCAGAGCTACCGGAGATGCATCAGATCTTGAGACAAACGTGCAGAGACTATGCAGAGAGAGAACTGACACCCATTGCTGCTAAGCTCGACAAAGAGCATGTATATCCTACcaaacag attcaggagctgggggcacTGGGGGTGATGGCCATGGAGGTTCCAGAGGAGCTGGGTGGAGCTGGGATGGACTATCTGGCGTACTCCGTGGCGATGGAGGAAATCAGCAGAGGCTGCGCCAGCACTGGGGTTGTGGTCTCTGTCAATAAC TCTCTCTACATTGGGCCGATTTTGAAGTTTGGTTCggaagagcagaagcagcagtggaTCACGCCGTTCACCAGCGGCGAGCAGGTGGGCTGCTTTGCCCTTAGCGAGCCTG GTAACGGTAGCGACGCAGGTGCAGCCTCCACAACAGCCTATCAGGAGGGAGACGAGTGGGTGCTGAACGGAACCAAAGCCTGGATCACCAACTCCTGGGACGCATCCGCCACTATTGTGTTCGCCACCACAGACAAGAAGCTCAAACACAAG GGTATCAGCGCGTTCCTGGTCCCCATGCCACACCCAGGGCTTTCCCTGGGGAAGAAAGAAGATAAGCTAGGCATCAAAGCTTCGTCCACTGCTAACATAATAATGGAGGACTGCAGGATACCCCTGAGCAATATGCTGGGCCCTCGTGGCGCCGGATTCAAGATTGCTATG CAAACCTTAGACAGCGGAAGGATCGGCATCGCGTCCCAGGCTCTTGGTATCGCACAGGCGTCTCTGGACTGCGCTGCAGACTACGCACAAAAACGCAACGCATTCGGGGCCCCCATCAGCAAGCTGCAGGCCATACAG TTTAAACTGGCTGACATGGCTGTGGCCATAGAGAGCGCGCGCCTGCTGACGTGGAAAGCTGCAATTCTTCGCGATTCCAAGAAACCCTTCACCAAG GAAGCAGCCATGGCCAAATTAGCAGCCTCAGAAGCAGCCACCTCCTGCTCCCATCAG GCGATACAGGTCCTCGGGGGAATGGGGTACGTGTCGGACATGCCTGCTGAAAGGCACTACCGCGACGCTCGTATCACGGAGATCTACGAAGGCACCAGTGAGATCCAGAGGCTGGTTATCGCTGGCCAGTTACTAAAGGAGTACCAGTCATAG
- the crybb1 gene encoding beta-crystallin B1: protein MSQTAKSASSQGTDAKDKGAPAASSKATKTGEPSLGSFRILLFDQENFQGRMVEVQNECMNVCDHGMDRVRSIIVESGPFVAFEQTNFRGEMFILEKGEYPRWDTWSNSYRSDRLLSIRPIRMDSMEHKICLFELSDFKGNKMEIQEDDVPTLWAHGFCDRVGSVRVSGGAFVGYQYPGYRGYQYLFECGEYRHYNDFAAFQPQIQSMRRIRDMQYHQRGCFNVTSASK from the exons ATGTCGCAGACCGCCAAGTCCGCCTCCAGCCAGGGCACCGATGCCAAGGACAAGGGAGCCCCAGCTGCCTCCAGCAAGGCCACCAAGACTGGCGAGCCTAGCCTGGGATCCTTCAGA ATCCTGCTGTTCGACCAGGAGAACTTCCAGGGCAGGATGGTCGAGGTCCAGAATGAGTGTATGAACGTGTGTGACCATGGCATGGATAGAGTGCGTAGTATCATTGTGGAGAGCGGCCC CTTTGTTGCCTTTGAGCAGACTAACTTCCGTGGGGAGATGTTCATCCTGGAGAAGGGAGAGTATCCTCGCTGGGATACCTGGAGCAACTCCTACCGCAGTGACCGCCTCTTGTCCATCAGGCCCATCCGCATG gacaGCATGGAGCACAAGATCTGCCTGTTTGAGCTCTCTGACTTCAAGGGCAACAAGATGGAGATCCAGGAGGATGATGTGCCCACCCTCTGGGCGCATGGCTTCTGTGACAGAGTGGGCAGCGTGAGGGTGTCAGGAGGAGC GTTCGTGGGTTACCAGTACCCTGGATACCGAGGCTACCAGTACCTGTTTGAGTGTGGTGAATACAGACACTACAACGATTTCGCCGCCTTCCAGCCCCAGATCCAGTCCATGCGTCGCATCAGGGACATGCAGTATCACCAGAGAGGATGCTTCAACGTCACCTCTGCCAGCAAGTGA
- the cryba4 gene encoding beta-crystallin A4, with the protein MTHHCTKFSGHWKIIVFDEECFQGRRHEFTSECCNVMEFGFETVRSLRVESGAWVGYEHASYQGQQFVLERGEYPQCDAFGGSNAYHIERLTSFRPIACANHRECRMTIFERENFLGRKGELSDDYPSLQAMGWCNNEVGSLKVQSGAFVCYQYPGYRGYQYIMECDRHCGEFKHFKEFGSHCQTPQIQSIRRIQQ; encoded by the exons ATGACGCACCATTGTACCAAGTTTTCCGGCCACTGGAAG ATCATTGTCTTCGATGAAGAGTGCTTCCAGGGCCGGCGCCACGAGTTCACCTCTGAGTGCTGCAATGTGATGGAGTTTGGTTTCGAGACTGTGCGCTCGCTCAGAGTGGAGAGCGGAGC CTGGGTGGGCTACGAGCACGCCTCCTACCAGGGCCAGCAGTTTGTGCTGGAGAGGGGAGAGTACCCCCAGTGCGATGCTTTCGGGGGCAGCAACGCCTATCACATTGAGAGGCTGACCTCTTTCAGACCCATCGCCTGCGCT aaccacagagAGTGCCGTATGACTATCTTTGAGCGTGAGAACTTCCTGGGCCGTAAGGGTGAGCTCAGTGATGACTATCCCTCCCTCCAGGCCATGGGCTGGTGCAACAATGAAGTTGGCTCTCTCAAGGTCCAGTCTGGAGC ATTTGTGTGCTACCAGTATCCTGGTTACCGTGGATACCAGTATATCATGGAGTGTGATCGTCACTGTGGAGAGTTCAAACACTTCAAGGAGTTTGGGTCCCACTGCCAAACCCCTCAGATCCAGTCCATCCGCAGAATTCAGCAGTAA